The following are from one region of the Ischnura elegans chromosome 12, ioIscEleg1.1, whole genome shotgun sequence genome:
- the LOC124169107 gene encoding fizzy-related protein homolog isoform X1 — translation MMNYEYQKRLLRQQNCSIPSANTSAPTNAENSPAVPQLLNLCSPKKERYSDRFIPFRTGNNWVTKFAMISDGQRGSGPAKKARDNGEGGRDGLTYSCLLKNELLGAGIEDVKGQSDERRALSPSEGKNLFQFSSPSKQDDSYTSLLSASLSPVSGKSQKLLRSPRKATRKISRIPFKVLDAPELQDDFYLNLVDWSSQNVLSVGLGSCVYLWSACTSQVTRLCDLSHDGNSVTSVSWNERGNLVAVGTHHGYVQIWDVGVNKQVNKLMGHSARVGALAWNGEVISSGSRDRVIMLRDVRTPSQVAERRLSGHRQEVCGLKWSPDNQCLASGGNDNRLYVWNLHNLTPVQTYTEHLAAVKAIAWSPHHHGLLASGGGTADRCIRFWNTLTGQPMQCVDTGSQVCNLAWSKHSSELVSTHGYSQNQILVWKYPSLTQVAKLTGHSYRVLYLAMSPDGEAIVTGAGDETLRFWNVFSKARSQKENKSVLNLFTSIR, via the exons ATGATGAATTACGAATACCAGAAGAGATTGCTGCGACAGCAAAACTGCTCTATCCCCAGTGCCAACACCTCAGCACCTACTAATGCCGAAAAT TCACCAGCAGTTCCTCAACTTCTCAACCTATGTTCTCCAAAGAAAGAAAGATATAGCGACCGTTTCATTCCTTTTAGAACTGGGAACAATTGGGTCACAAAATTTGCTATGATATCG GATGGCCAAAGAGGTAGTGGCCCTGCAAAGAAAGCAAGAGACAATGGAGAAGGTGGACGGGATGGTTTGACTTACTCCTGCCTTCTTAAAAATGAGCTCCTCGGTGCCGGGATTGAGGATGTAAAAGGCCAAAGTGACGAAAGGCGGGCCCTTTCTCCCAGCGAGGGAAAAAATCTCTTCCAG TTCTCATCTCCGAGCAAACAGGATGACTCTTACACATCCCTTTTGTCAGCTTCTCTTTCACCTGTCAGTGGTAAAAGTCAAAAGCTTTTGAGGTCTCCTCGGAAAGCTACTAGAAAAATTTCAAGGATTCCTTTTAAG GTTTTAGATGCCCCTGAACTCCAGGATGACTTTTATTTAAATCTTGTTGATTGGTCGTCTCAAAATGTCCTAAGTGTTGGACTCGGTAGCTGTGTATATTTATGGTCAGCTTGTACTAGTCAGGTGACAAGATTATGTGATCTTTCCCATGATGGCAATTCTGTCACATCCGTATCCTGGAATGAGAGG GGTAACTTGGTTGCTGTAGGCACTCACCATGGTTATGTCCAAATTTGGGATGTTGGTGTCAACAAACAAGTGAATAAGCTGATGGGTCATTCGGCACGTGTTGGAGCTTTGGCCTGGAATGGGGAAGTGATTTCCTCGGGGAGTAGGGATAGGGTTATCATGTTGAGAGATGTCCGAACACCTTCTCAGGTGGCCGAGAGACGACTATCTGGGCATCGGCAAGAA GTTTGTGGCCTGAAGTGGTCTCCAGATAACCAATGCCTAGCTTCTGGAGGAAATGACAATAGATTGTATGTGTGGAATCTCCATAATCTCACCCCAGTCCAGACATACACAGAGCATTTAGCTGCTGTGAAAG CCATTGCATGGTCACCCCACCACCATGGCCTTCTTGCAAGTGGGGGAGGCACGGCCGATCGATGTATTCGTTTCTGGAATACGCTCACTGGACAGCCAATGCAGTGTGTGGATACTGGCTCTCAAGTTTGCAACCTGGCTTGGTCAAAGCATTCCTCTGAACTG GTCAGCACCCATGGATATTCTCAAAACCAAATCCTTGTGTGGAAGTATCCCAGCTTAACTCAGGTGGCCAAATTAACCGGACATTCGTACAGGGTCCTTTATTTGGCAATGTCTCCAGATGGAGAAGCAATTGTCACTGGTGCTGGAGATGAGACCCTCCGTTTTTGGAATGTGTTTAGCAAAGCACGCTCACAAAAG gaaaataaatcagttttGAATCTGTTCACCAGCATTCGATAG
- the LOC124169107 gene encoding fizzy-related protein homolog isoform X2 encodes MTFNIGTHSQYLSPAVPQLLNLCSPKKERYSDRFIPFRTGNNWVTKFAMISDGQRGSGPAKKARDNGEGGRDGLTYSCLLKNELLGAGIEDVKGQSDERRALSPSEGKNLFQFSSPSKQDDSYTSLLSASLSPVSGKSQKLLRSPRKATRKISRIPFKVLDAPELQDDFYLNLVDWSSQNVLSVGLGSCVYLWSACTSQVTRLCDLSHDGNSVTSVSWNERGNLVAVGTHHGYVQIWDVGVNKQVNKLMGHSARVGALAWNGEVISSGSRDRVIMLRDVRTPSQVAERRLSGHRQEVCGLKWSPDNQCLASGGNDNRLYVWNLHNLTPVQTYTEHLAAVKAIAWSPHHHGLLASGGGTADRCIRFWNTLTGQPMQCVDTGSQVCNLAWSKHSSELVSTHGYSQNQILVWKYPSLTQVAKLTGHSYRVLYLAMSPDGEAIVTGAGDETLRFWNVFSKARSQKENKSVLNLFTSIR; translated from the exons ATGACATTTAATATAGGAACTCATTCTCAATACCTT TCACCAGCAGTTCCTCAACTTCTCAACCTATGTTCTCCAAAGAAAGAAAGATATAGCGACCGTTTCATTCCTTTTAGAACTGGGAACAATTGGGTCACAAAATTTGCTATGATATCG GATGGCCAAAGAGGTAGTGGCCCTGCAAAGAAAGCAAGAGACAATGGAGAAGGTGGACGGGATGGTTTGACTTACTCCTGCCTTCTTAAAAATGAGCTCCTCGGTGCCGGGATTGAGGATGTAAAAGGCCAAAGTGACGAAAGGCGGGCCCTTTCTCCCAGCGAGGGAAAAAATCTCTTCCAG TTCTCATCTCCGAGCAAACAGGATGACTCTTACACATCCCTTTTGTCAGCTTCTCTTTCACCTGTCAGTGGTAAAAGTCAAAAGCTTTTGAGGTCTCCTCGGAAAGCTACTAGAAAAATTTCAAGGATTCCTTTTAAG GTTTTAGATGCCCCTGAACTCCAGGATGACTTTTATTTAAATCTTGTTGATTGGTCGTCTCAAAATGTCCTAAGTGTTGGACTCGGTAGCTGTGTATATTTATGGTCAGCTTGTACTAGTCAGGTGACAAGATTATGTGATCTTTCCCATGATGGCAATTCTGTCACATCCGTATCCTGGAATGAGAGG GGTAACTTGGTTGCTGTAGGCACTCACCATGGTTATGTCCAAATTTGGGATGTTGGTGTCAACAAACAAGTGAATAAGCTGATGGGTCATTCGGCACGTGTTGGAGCTTTGGCCTGGAATGGGGAAGTGATTTCCTCGGGGAGTAGGGATAGGGTTATCATGTTGAGAGATGTCCGAACACCTTCTCAGGTGGCCGAGAGACGACTATCTGGGCATCGGCAAGAA GTTTGTGGCCTGAAGTGGTCTCCAGATAACCAATGCCTAGCTTCTGGAGGAAATGACAATAGATTGTATGTGTGGAATCTCCATAATCTCACCCCAGTCCAGACATACACAGAGCATTTAGCTGCTGTGAAAG CCATTGCATGGTCACCCCACCACCATGGCCTTCTTGCAAGTGGGGGAGGCACGGCCGATCGATGTATTCGTTTCTGGAATACGCTCACTGGACAGCCAATGCAGTGTGTGGATACTGGCTCTCAAGTTTGCAACCTGGCTTGGTCAAAGCATTCCTCTGAACTG GTCAGCACCCATGGATATTCTCAAAACCAAATCCTTGTGTGGAAGTATCCCAGCTTAACTCAGGTGGCCAAATTAACCGGACATTCGTACAGGGTCCTTTATTTGGCAATGTCTCCAGATGGAGAAGCAATTGTCACTGGTGCTGGAGATGAGACCCTCCGTTTTTGGAATGTGTTTAGCAAAGCACGCTCACAAAAG gaaaataaatcagttttGAATCTGTTCACCAGCATTCGATAG